The Desulfuromonas sp. nucleotide sequence ACGTGGGAACAACGCTCCGGTGACCCTCTTTGGGGGTCACCGGCACCGCCCCCTCTGGGGGCGCCTTTAAAGCCCCGTCCTCTGGGCGGGGTTTTTTACCCCGGCAGATAAAACTGGTCGTCTGCAGTATCCTCTGCGCACTTCATCCCGCGTTGCAGCAACTGCTTCGCCCCCCATCTCATCTTGTGCTCACCCGGTTGTATCGACGACCTTGTGTCCTGTCCAATCTCCTCAATCTCCCGGCTCGCTGTTTGGGCGATAGCCCGCAATACCGATTTTAATCTTTTACTTTTTTTGTCTGCGCCGATTTTTTGATAAACTGTTCCCGTACACTATTAAGGGAGAATGCAGATGCACGAGGCGCGGTTCTGGGAAAAAGAGCAGGGCAACGCTGTCCGCTGTAAGCTGTGCCGGTTCTACTGTCACATCGCCATGGGCAAGCGCGGGCTTTGCGGGGTTCGTGAAAACCGGGACGGTATTCTTTATTCGCGGGTTTATGGCCGCAGCGTCGCCAGCAATGTTGATCCGATTGAAAAGAAGCCGCTCTTTCATCTGCTGCCCGGTTCACTGAGCTATTCGGTGGCGACGGTCGGGTGCAATTTCAGTTGCCGGCACTGCCAGAATCACCAGATCGCCCAATGGCCCCGCGAGAAGGATTCGATACCGGGTGAGAACCTGTCCCCGGAGGAGATCGTCAGTCAGGCGGTCAAAGCAGGCTGCCGCAGTATTGCCTATACCTATACCGAACCGACGATATACTTCGAGTACGCTTACGACACGGCAGTGTTGGCGAAAGAAGCGGGTCTGAAAAATATCTTCGTCACCAATGGCTACACTTCGCCGGAAGCCCTGGCGGCGATTGCTCCCTATCTTGACGCCGCCAATGTCGACCTCAAGGGTTTTTCTGATGAATTTTATCGGCAGGTCACCGGGGCCTCTCTGCAGGGTGTTCTTGCGACCCTGAAAGAGTACAAACGGCTCGGCATCTGGACCGAAATCACGACCCTGGTTATTCCGCAGCACAACGATGACGATGAGCAATTGCGGGGCATCGCCTATTTTATTGCGCAGGAGATGGGAGAGGCGACGCCG carries:
- the amrS gene encoding AmmeMemoRadiSam system radical SAM enzyme, giving the protein MHEARFWEKEQGNAVRCKLCRFYCHIAMGKRGLCGVRENRDGILYSRVYGRSVASNVDPIEKKPLFHLLPGSLSYSVATVGCNFSCRHCQNHQIAQWPREKDSIPGENLSPEEIVSQAVKAGCRSIAYTYTEPTIYFEYAYDTAVLAKEAGLKNIFVTNGYTSPEALAAIAPYLDAANVDLKGFSDEFYRQVTGASLQGVLATLKEYKRLGIWTEITTLVIPQHNDDDEQLRGIAYFIAQEMGEATPWHVTAFYPTYKMLDEPPTPVEALARARKIGLDAGLQYVYTGNIPGADGENTLCPKCKKVVVGRHGFRLIDNNLSDNRCRFCMAPIDGIWQ